A single region of the Phycisphaerae bacterium RAS1 genome encodes:
- the ttuE gene encoding Pyruvate kinase yields MQSAEPMDPSVLSGPSQPVQPLFRELRALYARARAAADVLAAADYANPDARASAVNFAAYVGIRGADIRDLQRDLHRLGLSSLGRIETHALDSLQRVCTLLAQLAGQEDGARDARAIGYDEGEAVLARRTTELLGPCPPRRTPRIMVTMPSEAAERYDLVRDLLAAGAQVVRINCAHDGPDHWAAMAHYSRRAAEQLGRPCTILCDLPGPKLRTSSIEPGPGVVRWHAFRDGLGEVTAPARVWISAGSPPAGPAHAVLPVNTAFVEQLRVGDEIHFRDHQGRKRWIVVVSVAPGGAWADAARGAFMVSGIPLTLRRGEQDLPVGGRVGHTPSSPREIELRAGDMLCLTRGDLLGHPARRGVGGEVIAPAQIGCSATEVLRCARPGERVFLDDGKIAAVIEETLPDRLRLRITWTRSNPSRLAGEKGINLPDTRLDVPSLTAADLGALDFIAERQEQIQALGLSFVRDASDVRALYHELDTRRLNLGVILKIETATAFTNLPAIVLSALRRNRVGVMIARGDLGVEVGFERMAELQEEIASLCAAAHLPVVWATQVLETLAKKGMPSRAEVSDVVLGARTQCVMLNKGPHLVSAVRFLGDVLERMEGHQSMHFRLMRALRVAQTRL; encoded by the coding sequence TTGCAAAGCGCGGAACCGATGGATCCGAGTGTGCTGTCCGGACCCAGTCAACCCGTCCAACCGCTGTTTCGAGAGCTTCGGGCGTTGTACGCGCGGGCGCGGGCGGCCGCGGACGTCCTGGCGGCCGCCGACTACGCCAATCCGGACGCGCGCGCCAGCGCCGTCAACTTCGCCGCCTACGTGGGAATTCGCGGCGCCGATATTCGAGATTTGCAGCGCGATCTGCACCGCCTGGGCTTGAGCTCGCTGGGTCGCATTGAGACGCACGCGCTCGACTCGCTGCAGCGCGTCTGCACCCTTCTGGCGCAGCTCGCCGGACAGGAGGACGGCGCCCGCGACGCACGCGCCATCGGCTATGACGAAGGCGAGGCCGTCCTCGCCCGCCGCACCACCGAGCTGCTCGGCCCCTGCCCGCCGCGGCGCACGCCGCGAATCATGGTCACCATGCCTTCCGAGGCGGCGGAGCGCTATGACCTGGTTCGCGACCTGCTGGCCGCCGGTGCACAGGTGGTTCGAATCAACTGCGCCCATGATGGCCCGGACCACTGGGCGGCGATGGCCCATTACTCGCGGCGGGCGGCGGAGCAGCTTGGAAGGCCCTGCACGATCCTGTGCGATCTTCCCGGGCCGAAGCTGCGGACCAGCTCGATCGAGCCGGGGCCGGGCGTGGTGCGCTGGCATGCGTTTCGGGACGGGCTGGGCGAAGTCACCGCGCCCGCCCGCGTCTGGATCAGCGCCGGCTCGCCGCCGGCGGGCCCGGCGCACGCGGTGCTTCCGGTGAACACGGCGTTCGTCGAGCAGTTGCGCGTCGGCGACGAAATTCACTTTCGCGACCATCAGGGCCGCAAGCGCTGGATCGTCGTGGTGTCCGTCGCCCCCGGCGGGGCCTGGGCGGACGCCGCCCGCGGAGCGTTCATGGTCAGCGGCATTCCGCTCACGCTGCGCCGCGGCGAACAGGACCTGCCGGTCGGCGGGCGCGTCGGACACACGCCCTCTTCGCCGCGGGAGATCGAACTGCGCGCCGGCGACATGCTCTGCCTGACGCGCGGCGACCTGCTCGGGCATCCGGCCCGGCGCGGCGTCGGCGGCGAGGTGATCGCGCCCGCGCAGATCGGATGCAGCGCGACGGAGGTGCTGCGCTGCGCCCGACCGGGAGAACGCGTGTTTCTGGATGACGGCAAGATCGCGGCCGTGATCGAGGAGACCCTTCCGGATCGGCTGCGCCTGCGGATCACCTGGACGCGCTCGAATCCTTCGCGGCTCGCCGGTGAAAAGGGAATCAACCTGCCCGACACGCGCCTGGACGTGCCGTCGCTGACGGCGGCGGACCTGGGCGCGCTGGATTTCATCGCGGAGCGGCAGGAGCAGATTCAGGCGCTGGGGCTTTCGTTTGTGCGCGACGCCAGCGACGTGCGGGCGCTGTATCACGAACTGGACACGCGCCGCCTGAATCTGGGCGTCATCCTGAAAATCGAAACCGCCACGGCCTTTACCAATCTGCCGGCCATCGTGCTGAGCGCCCTGCGGCGCAATCGCGTGGGCGTCATGATCGCGCGAGGCGACCTGGGCGTGGAGGTCGGGTTCGAGCGCATGGCGGAGCTTCAGGAGGAGATCGCCTCGCTGTGCGCCGCGGCGCACCTGCCGGTCGTGTGGGCGACGCAAGTGCTCGAAACGCTGGCGAAGAAGGGCATGCCGTCGCGGGCCGAGGTCAGCGACGTGGTGCTGGGCGCCCGGACGCAGTGCGTGATGCTGAATAAGGGGCCGCACCTGGTCTCAGCGGTGCGCTTCCTGGGCGACGTGCTGGAGCGCATGGAAGGGCATCAGAGCATGCACTTCCGACTGATGCGCGCCCTGCGCGTCGCCCAGACGCGCTTGTGA
- the recQ gene encoding ATP-dependent DNA helicase RecQ — protein sequence MLDVVRRYWGYESLRPLQREAITAGVERRDSLVVLPTGGGKSLCYQVPPVLANRTDVVVSPLIALMKDQVDGLRECGYPAAALNSGMTSDERLAAQRSILTGQARLIFAAPERLLTDSMIRTLQQASVQSFAIDEAHCISHWGHDFRPEYRRLAELRTHFPGASLHAFTATATPRVRSDIAAQLRLRDPAVLVGTFDRANLVYRVAPLVDVYSQTVDVLRRHAGQAAIVYCLSRRDTEALAEHLRASHIKAEHYHAGMEAAERRRTQDAFSEEKIDVIVATVAFGMGIDRSDVRCVVHAAMPKSVEHYQQETGRAGRDGLEAECVLLYSAADALRWESLMERNLAEEKVTPEVHAAMLELLAQMRRFAATPRCRHAALSQYFGQALGKANCGACDVCLNEVEGVEDATVAAQKILSCVARVKERFGVGHVADVLLGAGTARIRELGHDKLSTFGLLKGESKKSIASKIYQLLDQGVLSRTGDEYPILTLNAASWEVMRGQRSVGLVAPKRGSVARTKTDVESWDGVDRDLFEDLRILRREIAEERGVPPFVIFSDATLRDLARHKPTAPERMNGIYGVGERKRNDLGPAFTRRIAAYCAARAAATDVPAAPAADERRARRSAARQRAFQLFEKGAGLDEVAEQVQRAASTVTEYLCEFIAERRPRDIERWISAAQYEKVRDAGIKLGLDSPRPKPVFDYYNGELPYDVIRVAIAHLAAGGA from the coding sequence ATGCTCGACGTCGTCCGCCGCTACTGGGGATACGAATCGCTTCGCCCGCTGCAGCGCGAGGCGATCACAGCCGGCGTCGAGCGGCGCGATTCGCTGGTCGTGCTGCCGACCGGCGGAGGCAAATCGCTCTGCTACCAGGTTCCGCCGGTGCTGGCGAACCGGACCGACGTCGTCGTATCGCCGCTGATCGCGCTGATGAAGGACCAGGTCGACGGACTGCGCGAGTGCGGCTATCCGGCGGCGGCGTTGAACAGCGGCATGACGTCCGACGAGCGCCTCGCCGCCCAGCGGAGCATCCTGACCGGGCAGGCGCGGCTGATCTTCGCGGCGCCCGAGCGGCTGCTGACCGACTCGATGATCCGCACGCTGCAGCAAGCGTCCGTGCAGTCGTTTGCAATCGACGAGGCGCACTGCATCAGCCACTGGGGGCATGATTTCCGCCCGGAGTATCGCCGGCTGGCTGAACTGCGCACGCATTTTCCCGGCGCCAGCCTGCACGCGTTTACCGCCACCGCCACGCCGCGCGTGCGCAGCGACATCGCCGCGCAGCTCCGGCTGCGCGATCCGGCCGTGCTGGTGGGCACGTTCGACCGGGCCAACCTGGTCTATCGCGTGGCGCCGCTGGTCGATGTGTATTCGCAGACGGTCGACGTGCTGCGGCGGCACGCGGGGCAGGCCGCCATTGTCTACTGCCTGAGCCGCCGCGACACGGAGGCCCTGGCCGAACATCTTCGCGCCAGCCACATCAAGGCTGAACACTACCACGCCGGAATGGAAGCGGCTGAGCGGCGCCGCACGCAGGACGCTTTTTCGGAAGAGAAGATTGACGTGATTGTGGCGACGGTGGCGTTCGGCATGGGCATCGACCGCAGCGATGTGCGCTGCGTGGTCCACGCCGCGATGCCCAAGTCGGTCGAGCATTACCAGCAGGAAACCGGGCGGGCGGGGCGCGACGGGCTGGAGGCCGAGTGCGTGCTGCTCTACTCGGCGGCGGACGCGCTCCGCTGGGAAAGCCTGATGGAGCGCAATCTCGCGGAAGAGAAAGTCACGCCCGAGGTGCACGCGGCCATGCTCGAGCTGCTGGCGCAGATGCGGCGGTTTGCGGCCACGCCGCGCTGCCGGCATGCGGCGTTGTCGCAGTATTTCGGGCAGGCGCTGGGCAAGGCCAATTGCGGGGCGTGCGACGTGTGCCTGAACGAGGTCGAGGGGGTCGAGGACGCCACTGTTGCGGCCCAGAAGATCCTGTCGTGCGTGGCGCGGGTGAAGGAGCGCTTCGGCGTCGGGCACGTGGCGGACGTGCTGCTCGGGGCGGGCACGGCCCGCATCCGCGAGCTGGGGCACGACAAGCTCAGCACGTTCGGGTTGCTCAAGGGCGAGTCGAAGAAGTCGATCGCGTCGAAGATTTACCAGCTTCTCGACCAGGGTGTGCTTTCCCGCACGGGCGACGAGTACCCGATCCTGACGCTGAACGCCGCGTCGTGGGAGGTGATGCGCGGGCAGCGCAGCGTCGGACTGGTTGCGCCGAAGCGCGGCAGCGTGGCGCGGACGAAGACGGATGTCGAATCCTGGGACGGAGTCGATCGCGACCTGTTCGAGGACTTGCGCATCCTGCGGCGCGAGATCGCGGAAGAGCGCGGCGTGCCGCCTTTCGTCATCTTCAGCGACGCGACGCTGCGCGATCTGGCGCGGCACAAGCCGACGGCGCCGGAGCGCATGAACGGCATCTACGGCGTCGGCGAGCGAAAACGCAATGATCTCGGTCCGGCGTTCACGCGGCGGATCGCGGCCTATTGCGCCGCGCGCGCCGCCGCGACAGACGTGCCCGCCGCTCCCGCCGCCGACGAGCGCCGGGCGCGGCGAAGCGCAGCCCGGCAGCGCGCGTTTCAGTTGTTCGAGAAAGGCGCCGGCCTCGACGAAGTCGCGGAGCAAGTCCAGCGGGCCGCGAGCACTGTCACCGAATACCTGTGCGAGTTCATCGCCGAGCGCCGCCCGCGCGACATCGAGCGCTGGATCAGCGCGGCGCAGTACGAAAAGGTGCGCGACGCCGGCATCAAGCTCGGGCTGGATTCGCCGCGGCCCAAACCGGTCTTCGATTACTACAATGGCGAATTGCCGTATGACGTCATCCGCGTCGCGATCGCACACCTGGCCGCGGGCGGAGCCTGA